The proteins below are encoded in one region of Brassica napus cultivar Da-Ae chromosome A6, Da-Ae, whole genome shotgun sequence:
- the LOC106348186 gene encoding leucine-rich repeat receptor-like serine/threonine-protein kinase BAM1 yields the protein MKPLLLLLFLLHISHSFTTGRQISEFRALLSLKSSLTGDAPNSPLASWKPTTSFCTWTGVTCDVSRRHVTSLDLSSLNLSGTLSPDVSHLPLLQNLSLADNQISGPIPPEISNLSGLRHLNLSNNIFNGSFPGEISAGLANLRVLDVYNNNMTGDLPLSVTNLTQLRHLHLGGNYFAGEIPPSYGTWPEIEYLAVSGNELTGKIPPEIGNLTTLRELYIGYFNAFEDGLPPEIGNLSELVRFDAANCALNGEIPPEIGRLQKLDTLFLQVNVFSGPLTWELGKLSSLKSMDLSNNMFTGEIPASFSDLKNLTLLNLFRNKLHGEIPEFIGELPDLEVLQLWENNFTGSIPEKLGENGRLHLVDLSSNKLTGTLPPNMCAGNKLETLITLGNFLFGSIPESLGKCESLTRIRMGENFLNGSIPKGLFGLPKLTQVELQDNYLTGELPVTGSVSVNLGQLSLSNNQLSGQLPPAIGNFTGVQKLLLDGNKFEGPIPSEVGKLQQLSKIDFSHNLFSGGIAPEISRCKLLTFVDLSRNELSGEIPKEITSMKILNYLNLSRNHLIGSIPGSISSMQSLTSLDFSYNNLSGLVPGTGQFSYFNYTSFLGNPDLCGPYLGPCKDGGAHQSHSKGPLSASMKLLLVLGLLVCSIAFAVAAIIKARSLKKASESRAWKLTAFQRLDFTCDDVLDSLKEDNIIGKGGAGIVYKGVMPNGDQVAVKRLAAMSRGSSHDHGFNAEIQTLGRIRHRHIVRLLGFCSNHETNLLVYEYMPNGSLGEVLHGKKGGHLHWDTRYKIALEAAKGLCYLHHDCSPLIVHRDVKSNNILLDSNFEAHVADFGLAKFLQDSGTSECMSAIAGSYGYIAPEYAYTLKVDEKSDVYSFGVVLLELVTGRKPVGEFGDGVDIVQWVRKMTDSNKDSVLKVLDPRLSSIPIHEVTHVFYVAMLCVEEQAVERPTMREVVQILTEVPKMPPSKDQPATELAGEEKTATEGGQGQPDLLDL from the exons atgaagcctcttcttcttcttttattccTCCTCCACATTTCTCATTCCTTCACCACCGGCCGACAAATCTCCGAGTTCCGAGCCCTCCTCTCCCTCAAATCCTCTCTCACCGGAGACGCCCCAAACTCCCCCCTCGCCTCATGGAAACCAACCACCAGCTTCTGCACATGGACCGGCGTCACGTGCGACGTCTCCCGCCGCCACGTGACATCTCTGGACCTCTCGAGCCTCAACCTCTCCGGTACTCTCTCCCCAGACGTATCTCACTTACCTCTTCTCCAGAACCTCTCTCTAGCCGATAACCAGATCTCCGGCCCAATCCCCCCGGAGATCTCGAATCTCTCCGGTCTCCGCCACCTGAACCTCTCGAACAACATCTTCAACGGCTCTTTCCCCGGCGAGATTTCGGCTGGACTCGCCAACCTCCGCGTCCTCGACgtctacaacaacaacatgacCGGAGACTTGCCGCTCTCCGTCACCAACCTAACTCAGCTCCGCCATCTCCACCTCGGCGGGAACTACTTCGCCGGCGAGATCCCGCCTTCTTACGGAACCTGGCCGGAGATCGAGTATTTAGCCGTCTCCGGGAACGAGCTCACCGGAAAGATCCCTCCGGAGATCGGAAACTTAACGACTCTCCGGGAGCTTTACATCGGCTACTTCAACGCCTTCGAAGACGGTCTCCCGCCGGAGATCGGAAACCTATCGGAGCTCGTACGATTCGACGCGGCTAACTGCGCTTTGAACGGAGAAATCCCGCCGGAGATCGGAAGGCTCCAGAAGCTCGACACGCTTTTCCTCCAAGTGAACGTCTTCTCAGGTCCGTTAACTTGGGAGCTCGGGAAGCTCTCGAGCCTAAAATCGATGGATCTGTCTAACAACATGTTCACCGGAGAGATCCCGGCGAGCTTCTCCGACCTCAAGAACCTCACGCTTTTGAATCTCTTCAGAAACAAGCTCCACGGGGAGATACCGGAGTTCATCGGAGAGTTGCCGGATCTTGAAGTGCTGCAGCTTTGGGAAAACAATTTCACCGGAAGCATCCCGGAGAAGCTCGGGGAGAACGGTAGGCTCCACCTCGTGGATCTCTCCTCCAACAAACTCACGGGGACTCTACCGCCCAACATGTGCGCCGGTAACAAGCTGGAGACTCTTATCACTTTGGGAAACTTCCTCTTCGGTTCGATCCCTGAGTCTCTGGGAAAATGCGAGTCTCTGACCCGGATCCGAATGGGCGAGAATTTCTTAAACGGGTCGATCCCTAAAGGCCTCTTCGGATTACCCAAACTAACTCAAGTTGAGCTTCAAGATAATTACTTAACCGGGGAGTTACCGGTAACCGGGAGCGTCTCGGTCAACCTAGGTCAGTTGAGTTTATCAAACAACCAACTCTCCGGTCAACTACCACCGGCTATCGGAAACTTCACCGGCGTTCAGAAGCTTCTCCTCGACGGTAACAAGTTCGAAGGTCCGATTCCTTCGGAGGTGGGGAAGCTCCAGCAGCTCTCCAAGATCGATTTCAGCCACAACTTGTTCTCCGGTGGGATAGCTCCTGAGATCAGCCGCTGCAAGCTCTTAACCTTCGTCGACCTAAGCCGCAACGAGCTCTCCGGGGAGATCCCAAAGGAGATCACCAGTATGAAGATATTAAACTACTTGAACTTGTCGAGAAACCATCTCATCGGATCGATTCCCGGTTCGATCTCCTCGATGCAGAGCTTGACATCGCTTGATTTCTCTTACAACAACCTCTCCGGTTTGGTTCCTGGAACCGGACAGTTCAGTTACTTCAACTACACGTCGTTTTTAGGGAACCCTGACCTCTGTGGTCCTTACCTTGGTCCTTGCAAAGACGGTGGTGCTCACCAGAGTCATAGCAAAGGACCTTTATCCGCTTCTATGAAGCTACTGCTCGTTCTCGGACTACTCGTTTGCTCCATCGCGTTCGCCGTCGCGGCTATCATCAAAGCTAGATCGTTGAAAAAGGCGAGCGAGTCGCGAGCTTGGAAGCTAACAGCTTTCCAGAGGCTAGACTTCACCTGCGACGACGTTTTGGATTCTCTCAAAGAAGACAACATCATAGGCAAAGGAGGAGCTGGGATCGTCTACAAAGGCGTCATGCCTAACGGTGACCAAGTCGCGGTGAAAAGACTCGCTGCGATGTCTCGCGGCTCTTCCCACGATCACGGCTTCAACGCGGAGATTCAGACCTTGGGGAGGATAAGACACAGACATATAGTGAGGCTGCTCGGGTTCTGCTCTAACCATGAGACGAATCTGCTTGTGTATGAGTACATGCCTAACGGTAGTCTCGGTGAGGTGTTGCACGGTAAGAAAGGAGGGCACTTGCATTGGGATACACGTTACAAGATTGCGCTTGAAGCTGCGAAGGGACTCTGTTATCTACATCACGATTGTTCTCCGCTGATTGTTCATAGAGATGTTAAGTCTAACAATATCCTCCTCGATTCCAACTTTGAAGCTCATGTTGCTGACTTTGGTCTCGCCAAGTTCTTACAAGACTCGGGTACTTCTGAATGTATGTCTGCGATCGCTGGATCTTACGGCTACATAGCTCCAG AATATGCGTATACGTTGAAGGTAGATGAGAAGAGCGATGTGTACAGTTTCGGTGTGGTTCTTCTAGAACTAGTCACCGGGAGGAAACCCGTCGGAGAGTTCGGTGACGGAGTCGATATCGTGCAATGGGTTCGTAAGATGACTGACTCGAACAAGGACTCTGTTCTCAAAGTGTTGGATCCGAGACTTTCTTCGATTCCTATTCACGAAGTGACGCACGTTTTCTACGTGGCTATGCTCTGTGTCGAAGAACAAGCCGTTGAGAGACCTACGATGAGAGAAGTCGTTCAGATTCTCACTGAGGTGCCGAAGATGCCACCGTCTAAGGATCAGCCTGCGACGGAATTAGCCGGAGAGGAGAAAACAGCGACAGAGGGTGGTCAAGGTCAGCCGGATCTACTCGATCTCTGA